The window GATAAAAAGAATATAGAAAGATTAAGTAAGGTAGTTGAGAAAAAGGAAATAAATGATGCAGTAATTGATTTTTTACTATGTGCTAGTGACATCGGATATACAAAAATCATCAATGAATATTATAAAGAAAATCCATATGCAAAAACAAGGGAAATTATAGATCTTGCGCAAACCGATAAGAAAGAAGCATCTAAAAGATTACAAACGTATATGGAGAAAGAATGGTTTAAAGGTCATTATGATTACGAATGGAAGAATGCACATAAAGAACCTGGATATGTAGGATATTGGAGCTTTGAAACGGCTGCACTGGCAAAGATTCTTGAGCTGGATGATACAAGCCTAGTAAATAACAATCATTATCCATATGACTTGGCGCATTACAAGAATTCAATGAAATTCAAGCCAATTTCCCTAAGTGACTACGACAATGAACAAGAGATAGAGGAGCTTGACATCATAGAAGGAATTGAAAGGAATCCTGCATTGGAAAAGGTGATTCCACCAAGATGGCACGCATTCGTTAATGAATTGATACAAGATTATAACGAGCTGGATAATCGTAGTTTTTATGAAAAATACAAAAAAACGATTGGGTTAGGGCAAATTTGGTTCTTATTAAAGGATTATGAAGAAGAAAATGAGGGGAAAAATCTTTTAGGAAGTTTAATTGTTTTTTCAATGGTTGAAAAAGGCAGCATATTGCAATTGGATTATAAAGATGATTTGGAAGATTACGATTCAAATATAAAAAATTATTGGAATACAGAAACGAAATTGGTTCAATTTATATTAGATAATGATCAGAATTATTATGCTTTGGTACCAAATGAGGTGGATATTAGCGCTATTTATGAAGTTCCCCTTCAAGATGTAAATTAAATGAATGAAAACATGGTGGTAGCTGGGTAATCTGACTGCCGCTATTTTTTTAGGGGCTTGGTATTATATCTAAGAGTGCGGATCACCTGATAGATGATGATTCCACCAAAATGTATAAGGGCGTTTAAGAAAAATAGAAAGGGTAATAAAAATAACCTATTATTGATGAACTTGAAATTATATTCAAGCTCATTTTTATAGTTTAGACGTTACGCAGTGTTGAATAAACCATTTGTTAATAATAGAATAGTAATACCTCTCGAAAACCCTTTATATGGAAGGTGCAATTAATATTCGGTAAATTTCACCATAATTATCAATAAATTACTTTATTTCAGGATAGTCAAAATCGAAAGTAATGGTCAAGAATAGACCTCAACTCGCCTTATGATGTCCAAATTTACCCATTCTCATTTCGCCATCCACAGGAGACGATGATGATGACTTCGAACAAGGTATACATATGATAGGTATGATTCCCTTGCAGGAGGTGGTGCTTAATGGCGAAGAAAGGGAAAGGCAAAGGATTTTTAGGCAAGGCAGTTAGTTTCCTCGGCAGTATCCCAAGTGTCGCGAATGTAGCAAAGAAAGCTGTCAAATCAACAGCGAAAAAAGCGGCCAAATCCACAATGATTGAATCAAAAGCTTCAGACTCTGCGAATTTTACCTATTCTGATAAACAAAAGCTGGGTGGTGAGGATTACTTCTCGAAAATGCTTAATAGTAAAGACTCAAGATACTCCGATTTTAGAGAGAAATTCGATGAATTAAAAGAAGAAAATCCTAGATTGGAATTTAATTTTATTAGGGTAGAAACAGATATCAAAATTACGAAAACAGGATTTGGTG is drawn from Solibacillus sp. R5-41 and contains these coding sequences:
- a CDS encoding PoNi-like cognate immunity protein yields the protein MRDRLCIEGECREGIEYNKDFIEENKEDIKGLEEDERNGIQRYPKDNKSIIEASYLRTFKYEMENIRAKYSLGDDISTIEEDYHNAIDDLEKTGTGKVGYIFMNWTISLGILLETDKKNIERLSKVVEKKEINDAVIDFLLCASDIGYTKIINEYYKENPYAKTREIIDLAQTDKKEASKRLQTYMEKEWFKGHYDYEWKNAHKEPGYVGYWSFETAALAKILELDDTSLVNNNHYPYDLAHYKNSMKFKPISLSDYDNEQEIEELDIIEGIERNPALEKVIPPRWHAFVNELIQDYNELDNRSFYEKYKKTIGLGQIWFLLKDYEEENEGKNLLGSLIVFSMVEKGSILQLDYKDDLEDYDSNIKNYWNTETKLVQFILDNDQNYYALVPNEVDISAIYEVPLQDVN